A stretch of Acropora palmata chromosome 9, jaAcrPala1.3, whole genome shotgun sequence DNA encodes these proteins:
- the LOC141892527 gene encoding uncharacterized protein LOC141892527 isoform X2, giving the protein MASMINGQLILEEEYDENYKPTDQEIFEYAGSIGIDPINERDLLFIAREGIVAPLPPNWKPCQDSSGEIYYFNFENGDSVWDHPCDEYYRNMVVEERRRRSTATAGASTKKDNKKKEKKVGGKKNKLQEGTIKQKPLGASLAPLKGEGALAPLGRSLGAGPSIGGSLGTEPLGGGSLGKSLLGGSTLGSSLGKSSLSGSLNTGTKPGLGSSGGRFPTAMQQKDPFQQSPLGSIKDPSGKLSSDKDKHGGGIREESGTITLSTGLGDNINLNFMTGLSDDEEGQSGFGRPTIDLRMDDIANLDYEDSEIEETSNLNAPESPSMSDVDDGEEVDFGINKNLSERLEGMSAELLSPVIQSGGRTPVTSGDVTTAAVTSDSLRQDSNTPRIKFANQQREQEEAEAQEQQRLAKEAAKAIEDMRKATEKELSEAKQKLQKEKGDALKKLKEEYEKEQDAEEERLKKEHDAVMKTLGEKAREDALEDEAMLQEGKQDAMRKLKQQIQREQEEEEEELKKRKDEALQLLRDELQEQEEAENEKMEDEREKALSKLRETFASELEDEKRKLKDEHKEALEELKEKLEKERDVVLEELQQSNEYELQQLKTELVERHEKEMQALKADLEKAHSTELDGVRKSATESRPNLAMSLDSLDIQAQEDFDKKKRELEAKYELQLESLQSDYEKRIYKLKQDWKEKETKERFDLTEKWEKEKKNLTEEYKKTMSKLQEDLEDTKKNMQKERDLMKARFDEAKAHHKEQLEELEREDEELSVQRRELEENRHQLDEERRRLVKQREALSRTSEQPTGEDETLVRLQLDELKANISSSEVELHKLNGQKTAIQTEIEKLDSSKHELQSDISNLTRNLKELKDSCLQQSEELNDLLIQRDQLQKERKINGERKDALVNDNTQERPSIASLSGARDPTKRPKKDEADLGFEDEVLQLEDLEPPGVSASKAVPPPPVKAYHDADEDLSPGELSPRLPMHSTAKKGRMGQGSKATANGLGNALDLVDESSEESPTEDVKETFLFLQKQAELRNSDLRSRIALEGDAISRAKEFLRRQTRSVQRRKAALEHARKEWTNDMSQNSGNTLTNRNASFMADVRTRLDQEEAELGVVMDNMTAGQELLKQKEERLQVMENALVGGLSTASDSEVTFRPRQTRPTDRHQPRKTVRKIIDDDDSSGISSSDYGDAISGNVRRSDVKNRSRQPKKAPGRSVKRHSVGDENSEAVQYSLQQINNDLSRILKLLSSRPPAFAYPPVTQPSFATEPVTQPFPDNIRGSRVSSSFPESTLGTQAQSPYTASPVSEPYPVRSAGVPVLPGRQSHIHNFGPTSLAPPQFQAPFRTPESAESQLERKWRSYFGEQSRDSPASLSLASPANLSTRRDSTGIKDWTSERELSTAERLQSHAQWLRNFRRDAGLQTSSSRGLEERVLSFPASEIPAGSFQASMSRGPQLTSRPPRLELSENNQIRWV; this is encoded by the exons ATGGCCAGTATGATAAATGGACAGCTGATTTTAGAGGAAGAATATGACGAAAATTACAAACCAACCGATCAAG aGATATTTGAATATGCAGGGTCAATTGGTATTGACCCAATCAATGAGAGAGATCTATTGTTTATTGCACGAGAAGGAATTGTGGCTCCTTTGCCTCCAAACTGGAAACCATG CCAAGACTCTTCTGGAGAAATTTATtacttcaattttgaaaatggagaCAGTGTATGGGATCATCCCTGCGATGAATACTACAGAAACATGGTTGTTGAGGAGCGACGGAGAAGAAGCACTGCTACAGCTGGGgcatcaacaaaaaaagataacaagaaaaaggagaagaaagtTGGTGGCAAAAAGAACAAGTTACAAGAAGGAACAATAAAACAGAAG CCTCTTGGTGCTAGTTTGGCACCACTGAAGGGTGAGGGTGCCTTGGCCCCACTAGGACGTTCCTTAGGGGCAGGCCCATCTATTGGAGGGTCTTTAGGGACAGAACCACTGGGAGGAGGTTCCCTTGGGAAAAGTTTACTTGGAGGGAGCACCCTTGGAAGTTCTCTAGGAAAGAGCTCATTAAGTGGAAGCTTAAATACAGGAACCAAACCAGGACTGGGCTCATCTGGGGGAAGGTTTCCAACAGCCATGcagcaaaaagatccctttcAGCAATCTCCTCTTGGGAGCATTAAGGATCCTTCTGGG AAATTGTCATCAGATAAGGACAAGCATGGAGGAGGCATTAGAGAGGAAAGTGGAACAATAACCTTGAGCACTGGTTTGGGAGATAACATCAATCTCAATTTCATGACTGGACTCTCAGATGATGAAGAAGGACAG agTGGTTTTGGAAGGCCAACCATTGATTTGCGCATGGATGATATTGCCAACCTTGATTATGAG GATTCAGAAATTGAAGAAACTTCCAATCTGAATGCACCTGAAAGTCCATCCATGAGTGATGTAGATGATGGAGAAGAAGTG GACTTTGGGATCAACAAGAACTTGTCTGAAAGACTAGAAGGGATGAGTGCTGAACTTCTCAGTCCTGTA ATACAGAGTGGTGGTAGAACACCTGTCACCAGTGGTGATGTGACAACTGCTGCTGTTACAAGTGATAGCTTGCGTCAAGATTCCAACACCCCAAG aattaaatttgcaaatcAGCAAAGAGAACAAGAAGAAGCAGAGGCACAAGAACAACAGAG GTTGGCAAAGGAAGCAGCAAAAGCCATTGAAGACATGAGAAAAGCTACTGAGAAGGAATTATCTGAAGCCAAGCAGAAAttacagaaagaaaaaggagatgCCCTGAAAAAGCTTAAGGAAGAGTATGAAAAGGAACAAGATGCTGAAGAAGAGCGGTTGAAGAAGGAACATGATGCTGTCATGAAAACACTGGGAGAAAAAGCAAGGGAAGATGCCTTGGAGGATGAAGCCATGCTTCAGGAAGGCAAACAGGATGCTATGAGGAAATTGAAGCAACAAATACAAAGGGAGcaggaggaagaagaagaagaattgaaaaaacgaAAGGATGAGGCTCTTCAGCTCCTCAGAGATGAGCTCCAG GAACAAGAAGAAGCTGAGAATGAGAAGATGGAAGATGAGCGTGAAAAGGCTTTGAGCAAACTgagggaaacatttgcatctgAATTGGAagatgaaaagagaaaattgaaggATGAACACAAGGAAGCTTTAGAAgagctgaaagaaaaactggagAAAGAGAGAGATGTG GTCCTGGAGGAACTACAACAGAGTAATGAATATGAACTGCAACAACTGAAGACAGAGTTGGTTGAGAGACATGAGAAGGAAATGCAAGCATTAAAGGCAGATCTTGAAAAGGCACATAGCACTGAGCTTGATGGGGTCAGAAAATCAGCAACAGAATCTAGACCTAACTTGGCAATGAGCTTGGACTCATTGGACATTCAG GCTCAAGAGGattttgataaaaagaaaagggaacTGGAAGCAAAATATGAGTTGCAGTTG GAGTCTTTGCAGAGTGATTATGAAAAGAGGATTTATAAGCTCAAGCAAGACTGGAAAGAGAAG GAAACAAAAGAGAGGTTTGACTTGACCGAgaaatgggaaaaagaaaagaaaaacctgaCGGAGGAATATAAGAAGACGATGAGCAAATTGCAGGAGGATCTGGaggacacaaaaaaaaacatgcagaaagaGCGAGATCTAATG AAAGCAAGatttgatgaagcaaaagctCATCACAAGGAGCAGCTTGAGGAACTTGAACGAGAAGACGAAGAATTATCAGTGCAG AGGAGAGAACTGGAAGAAAATCGACATCAGTTAGACGAGGAGAGAAGACGGCTTGTAAAGCAAAGAGAG GCATTATCTCGAACCAGCGAGCAACCAACTGGAGAGGATGAGACACTTGTGAGACTGCAGTTAGATGAACTGAAGGCAAACATCTCAAGCAGTGAAGTGGAGTTGCATAAGCTGAATGG GCAAAAGACAGCCATCCAAACAGAGATTGAGAAGCTCGACTCTTCTAAACATGAACTACAGAGCGACATTAG CAACCTAACGAGAAATCTGAAGGAACTCAAAGATAGTTGTCTACAACAAAGTGAAGAATTAAATGATCTTTTAATCCAACGGGATCAACTGCAGAAAGAGAGGAAAATAAATGGGGAACGTAAAGACgcactagttaatgacaatACTCAGGAGAGGCCCTCAATTGCTTCACTATCTGGGGCCAGGGATCCCACGAAGAGGCCTAAAAAGGACGAGGCTGATCTGGGATTTGAAGATGAGGTCTTACAACTAGAGGATCTGGAACCTCCGGGAGTCAGTGCTTCTAAG GCTGTGCCTCCTCCTCCTGTGAAAG CTTATCACGACGCCGACGAGGATCTTTCACCAGGAGAACTCTCTCCACGGCTCCCTATGCATTCAACggcaaaaaaaggaagaatggGACAAGGATCGAAAGCTACTGCAAACGGACTTGGAAACGCTCTTGATTTGG TTGACGAGTCATCGGAGGAAAGTCCAACAGAAGATGTCAAGGaaactttccttttccttcaaaaacaaGCTGAACTTCGAAACAG TGACTTGAGGAGTCGGATTGCATTGGAAGGAGATGCCATTTCCAGAGCCAAAGAGTTTTTGCGGCGACAAACACGTTCTGTGCAGCGAAGAAAA GCCGCTCTGGAGCATGCGCGAAAGGAATGGACCAATGACATGTCACAAAACTCTGGAAAC ACGCTTACCAATCGTAACGCTAGTTTTATGGCGGATGTAAGGACTCGTTTGGACCAG GAGGAAGCAGAGCTTGGAGTGGTTATGGACAACATGACGGCAGGCCAAGAACTTCTGAAACAGAAGGAGGAAAGACTCCAAGTCATGGAGAACGCGCTGGTTGGGGGACTG TCAACGGCGTCAGATTCGGAAGTAACATTTCGACCCAGACAAACTCGTCCAACTGACAGGCACCAACCGCGAAAAACAGTGCGCAAAATTATCGATGACGACGACAGCAGTGGTATCAGCAGCAGCGACTACGGTGACGCCATCAGTGGTAACGTCAGACGAAGTGACGTCAAGAATAGGAGTCGACAGCCGAAGAAAGCTCCAGGCCGAAGTGTCAAGCGACATTCTGTTGGCGATGAGAATTCTGAAGCAGTGCAGTATTCACTTCAGCAGATTAACAATGATTTGTCGCGAATTTTGAAGTTACTGAGCTCGAGACCACCAGCATTTGCCTATCCGCCTGTCACACAGCCCTCTTTTGCAACCGAACCAGTCACGCAACCTTTTCCCGACAATATCAGAGGTTCTCGTGTCTCATCATCTTTTCCTGAATCCACGCTTGGCACTCAAGCACAGTCTCCTTATACTGCTAGTCCTGTATCAGAGCCCTATCCGGTGAGAAGTGCTGGGGTGCCTGTTCTACCTGGTCGTCAAAGCCACATTCACAATTT TGGCCCGACGTCTCTAGCTCCGCCCCAATTTCAAGCCCCGTTCAGAACTCCAGAAAGCGCAGAATCACAGCTTGAACGAAAATGGAGGTCATACTTCGGAG AACAGTCACGTGATTCACCGGCCTCGCTTTCACTAGCATCACCAGCCAACCTCTCGACAAGAAG GGACTCAACAGGTATAAAGGACTGGACCTCAGAGAGGGAATTAAGCACCGCTGAGAGATTGCAGTCGCACGCTCAATGGCTTCGTAATTTTCGGCGCGATGCCGGTTTGCAAACCAGCAGCTCTCGTGGGCTAGAAGAGAGAGTGTTGTC ATTTCCCGCCAGCGAAATTCCAGCGGGCAGTTTCCAAGCCTCGATGTCACGTGGTCCTCAATTAACATCCAGGCCTCCACGACTAGAGCTTAgtgaaaataatcaaataagaTGGGTGTGA
- the LOC141892527 gene encoding uncharacterized protein LOC141892527 isoform X1, whose translation MASMINGQLILEEEYDENYKPTDQEIFEYAGSIGIDPINERDLLFIAREGIVAPLPPNWKPCQDSSGEIYYFNFENGDSVWDHPCDEYYRNMVVEERRRRSTATAGASTKKDNKKKEKKVGGKKNKLQEGTIKQKPLGASLAPLKGEGALAPLGRSLGAGPSIGGSLGTEPLGGGSLGKSLLGGSTLGSSLGKSSLSGSLNTGTKPGLGSSGGRFPTAMQQKDPFQQSPLGSIKDPSGKLSSDKDKHGGGIREESGTITLSTGLGDNINLNFMTGLSDDEEGQSGFGRPTIDLRMDDIANLDYEDSEIEETSNLNAPESPSMSDVDDGEEVDFGINKNLSERLEGMSAELLSPVIQSGGRTPVTSGDVTTAAVTSDSLRQDSNTPSFSKKGNGAKTPNEEDERAQQALSQAGPAERIKFANQQREQEEAEAQEQQRLAKEAAKAIEDMRKATEKELSEAKQKLQKEKGDALKKLKEEYEKEQDAEEERLKKEHDAVMKTLGEKAREDALEDEAMLQEGKQDAMRKLKQQIQREQEEEEEELKKRKDEALQLLRDELQEQEEAENEKMEDEREKALSKLRETFASELEDEKRKLKDEHKEALEELKEKLEKERDVVLEELQQSNEYELQQLKTELVERHEKEMQALKADLEKAHSTELDGVRKSATESRPNLAMSLDSLDIQAQEDFDKKKRELEAKYELQLESLQSDYEKRIYKLKQDWKEKETKERFDLTEKWEKEKKNLTEEYKKTMSKLQEDLEDTKKNMQKERDLMKARFDEAKAHHKEQLEELEREDEELSVQRRELEENRHQLDEERRRLVKQREALSRTSEQPTGEDETLVRLQLDELKANISSSEVELHKLNGQKTAIQTEIEKLDSSKHELQSDISNLTRNLKELKDSCLQQSEELNDLLIQRDQLQKERKINGERKDALVNDNTQERPSIASLSGARDPTKRPKKDEADLGFEDEVLQLEDLEPPGVSASKAVPPPPVKAYHDADEDLSPGELSPRLPMHSTAKKGRMGQGSKATANGLGNALDLVDESSEESPTEDVKETFLFLQKQAELRNSDLRSRIALEGDAISRAKEFLRRQTRSVQRRKAALEHARKEWTNDMSQNSGNTLTNRNASFMADVRTRLDQEEAELGVVMDNMTAGQELLKQKEERLQVMENALVGGLSTASDSEVTFRPRQTRPTDRHQPRKTVRKIIDDDDSSGISSSDYGDAISGNVRRSDVKNRSRQPKKAPGRSVKRHSVGDENSEAVQYSLQQINNDLSRILKLLSSRPPAFAYPPVTQPSFATEPVTQPFPDNIRGSRVSSSFPESTLGTQAQSPYTASPVSEPYPVRSAGVPVLPGRQSHIHNFGPTSLAPPQFQAPFRTPESAESQLERKWRSYFGEQSRDSPASLSLASPANLSTRRDSTGIKDWTSERELSTAERLQSHAQWLRNFRRDAGLQTSSSRGLEERVLSFPASEIPAGSFQASMSRGPQLTSRPPRLELSENNQIRWV comes from the exons ATGGCCAGTATGATAAATGGACAGCTGATTTTAGAGGAAGAATATGACGAAAATTACAAACCAACCGATCAAG aGATATTTGAATATGCAGGGTCAATTGGTATTGACCCAATCAATGAGAGAGATCTATTGTTTATTGCACGAGAAGGAATTGTGGCTCCTTTGCCTCCAAACTGGAAACCATG CCAAGACTCTTCTGGAGAAATTTATtacttcaattttgaaaatggagaCAGTGTATGGGATCATCCCTGCGATGAATACTACAGAAACATGGTTGTTGAGGAGCGACGGAGAAGAAGCACTGCTACAGCTGGGgcatcaacaaaaaaagataacaagaaaaaggagaagaaagtTGGTGGCAAAAAGAACAAGTTACAAGAAGGAACAATAAAACAGAAG CCTCTTGGTGCTAGTTTGGCACCACTGAAGGGTGAGGGTGCCTTGGCCCCACTAGGACGTTCCTTAGGGGCAGGCCCATCTATTGGAGGGTCTTTAGGGACAGAACCACTGGGAGGAGGTTCCCTTGGGAAAAGTTTACTTGGAGGGAGCACCCTTGGAAGTTCTCTAGGAAAGAGCTCATTAAGTGGAAGCTTAAATACAGGAACCAAACCAGGACTGGGCTCATCTGGGGGAAGGTTTCCAACAGCCATGcagcaaaaagatccctttcAGCAATCTCCTCTTGGGAGCATTAAGGATCCTTCTGGG AAATTGTCATCAGATAAGGACAAGCATGGAGGAGGCATTAGAGAGGAAAGTGGAACAATAACCTTGAGCACTGGTTTGGGAGATAACATCAATCTCAATTTCATGACTGGACTCTCAGATGATGAAGAAGGACAG agTGGTTTTGGAAGGCCAACCATTGATTTGCGCATGGATGATATTGCCAACCTTGATTATGAG GATTCAGAAATTGAAGAAACTTCCAATCTGAATGCACCTGAAAGTCCATCCATGAGTGATGTAGATGATGGAGAAGAAGTG GACTTTGGGATCAACAAGAACTTGTCTGAAAGACTAGAAGGGATGAGTGCTGAACTTCTCAGTCCTGTA ATACAGAGTGGTGGTAGAACACCTGTCACCAGTGGTGATGTGACAACTGCTGCTGTTACAAGTGATAGCTTGCGTCAAGATTCCAACACCCCAAG tttcagtaaaaaaggaaatggTGCAAAAACACCCAACGAGGAAGATGAGAGAGCACAGCAAGCACTGTCACAGGCAGGGCCTGCAGAGAG aattaaatttgcaaatcAGCAAAGAGAACAAGAAGAAGCAGAGGCACAAGAACAACAGAG GTTGGCAAAGGAAGCAGCAAAAGCCATTGAAGACATGAGAAAAGCTACTGAGAAGGAATTATCTGAAGCCAAGCAGAAAttacagaaagaaaaaggagatgCCCTGAAAAAGCTTAAGGAAGAGTATGAAAAGGAACAAGATGCTGAAGAAGAGCGGTTGAAGAAGGAACATGATGCTGTCATGAAAACACTGGGAGAAAAAGCAAGGGAAGATGCCTTGGAGGATGAAGCCATGCTTCAGGAAGGCAAACAGGATGCTATGAGGAAATTGAAGCAACAAATACAAAGGGAGcaggaggaagaagaagaagaattgaaaaaacgaAAGGATGAGGCTCTTCAGCTCCTCAGAGATGAGCTCCAG GAACAAGAAGAAGCTGAGAATGAGAAGATGGAAGATGAGCGTGAAAAGGCTTTGAGCAAACTgagggaaacatttgcatctgAATTGGAagatgaaaagagaaaattgaaggATGAACACAAGGAAGCTTTAGAAgagctgaaagaaaaactggagAAAGAGAGAGATGTG GTCCTGGAGGAACTACAACAGAGTAATGAATATGAACTGCAACAACTGAAGACAGAGTTGGTTGAGAGACATGAGAAGGAAATGCAAGCATTAAAGGCAGATCTTGAAAAGGCACATAGCACTGAGCTTGATGGGGTCAGAAAATCAGCAACAGAATCTAGACCTAACTTGGCAATGAGCTTGGACTCATTGGACATTCAG GCTCAAGAGGattttgataaaaagaaaagggaacTGGAAGCAAAATATGAGTTGCAGTTG GAGTCTTTGCAGAGTGATTATGAAAAGAGGATTTATAAGCTCAAGCAAGACTGGAAAGAGAAG GAAACAAAAGAGAGGTTTGACTTGACCGAgaaatgggaaaaagaaaagaaaaacctgaCGGAGGAATATAAGAAGACGATGAGCAAATTGCAGGAGGATCTGGaggacacaaaaaaaaacatgcagaaagaGCGAGATCTAATG AAAGCAAGatttgatgaagcaaaagctCATCACAAGGAGCAGCTTGAGGAACTTGAACGAGAAGACGAAGAATTATCAGTGCAG AGGAGAGAACTGGAAGAAAATCGACATCAGTTAGACGAGGAGAGAAGACGGCTTGTAAAGCAAAGAGAG GCATTATCTCGAACCAGCGAGCAACCAACTGGAGAGGATGAGACACTTGTGAGACTGCAGTTAGATGAACTGAAGGCAAACATCTCAAGCAGTGAAGTGGAGTTGCATAAGCTGAATGG GCAAAAGACAGCCATCCAAACAGAGATTGAGAAGCTCGACTCTTCTAAACATGAACTACAGAGCGACATTAG CAACCTAACGAGAAATCTGAAGGAACTCAAAGATAGTTGTCTACAACAAAGTGAAGAATTAAATGATCTTTTAATCCAACGGGATCAACTGCAGAAAGAGAGGAAAATAAATGGGGAACGTAAAGACgcactagttaatgacaatACTCAGGAGAGGCCCTCAATTGCTTCACTATCTGGGGCCAGGGATCCCACGAAGAGGCCTAAAAAGGACGAGGCTGATCTGGGATTTGAAGATGAGGTCTTACAACTAGAGGATCTGGAACCTCCGGGAGTCAGTGCTTCTAAG GCTGTGCCTCCTCCTCCTGTGAAAG CTTATCACGACGCCGACGAGGATCTTTCACCAGGAGAACTCTCTCCACGGCTCCCTATGCATTCAACggcaaaaaaaggaagaatggGACAAGGATCGAAAGCTACTGCAAACGGACTTGGAAACGCTCTTGATTTGG TTGACGAGTCATCGGAGGAAAGTCCAACAGAAGATGTCAAGGaaactttccttttccttcaaaaacaaGCTGAACTTCGAAACAG TGACTTGAGGAGTCGGATTGCATTGGAAGGAGATGCCATTTCCAGAGCCAAAGAGTTTTTGCGGCGACAAACACGTTCTGTGCAGCGAAGAAAA GCCGCTCTGGAGCATGCGCGAAAGGAATGGACCAATGACATGTCACAAAACTCTGGAAAC ACGCTTACCAATCGTAACGCTAGTTTTATGGCGGATGTAAGGACTCGTTTGGACCAG GAGGAAGCAGAGCTTGGAGTGGTTATGGACAACATGACGGCAGGCCAAGAACTTCTGAAACAGAAGGAGGAAAGACTCCAAGTCATGGAGAACGCGCTGGTTGGGGGACTG TCAACGGCGTCAGATTCGGAAGTAACATTTCGACCCAGACAAACTCGTCCAACTGACAGGCACCAACCGCGAAAAACAGTGCGCAAAATTATCGATGACGACGACAGCAGTGGTATCAGCAGCAGCGACTACGGTGACGCCATCAGTGGTAACGTCAGACGAAGTGACGTCAAGAATAGGAGTCGACAGCCGAAGAAAGCTCCAGGCCGAAGTGTCAAGCGACATTCTGTTGGCGATGAGAATTCTGAAGCAGTGCAGTATTCACTTCAGCAGATTAACAATGATTTGTCGCGAATTTTGAAGTTACTGAGCTCGAGACCACCAGCATTTGCCTATCCGCCTGTCACACAGCCCTCTTTTGCAACCGAACCAGTCACGCAACCTTTTCCCGACAATATCAGAGGTTCTCGTGTCTCATCATCTTTTCCTGAATCCACGCTTGGCACTCAAGCACAGTCTCCTTATACTGCTAGTCCTGTATCAGAGCCCTATCCGGTGAGAAGTGCTGGGGTGCCTGTTCTACCTGGTCGTCAAAGCCACATTCACAATTT TGGCCCGACGTCTCTAGCTCCGCCCCAATTTCAAGCCCCGTTCAGAACTCCAGAAAGCGCAGAATCACAGCTTGAACGAAAATGGAGGTCATACTTCGGAG AACAGTCACGTGATTCACCGGCCTCGCTTTCACTAGCATCACCAGCCAACCTCTCGACAAGAAG GGACTCAACAGGTATAAAGGACTGGACCTCAGAGAGGGAATTAAGCACCGCTGAGAGATTGCAGTCGCACGCTCAATGGCTTCGTAATTTTCGGCGCGATGCCGGTTTGCAAACCAGCAGCTCTCGTGGGCTAGAAGAGAGAGTGTTGTC ATTTCCCGCCAGCGAAATTCCAGCGGGCAGTTTCCAAGCCTCGATGTCACGTGGTCCTCAATTAACATCCAGGCCTCCACGACTAGAGCTTAgtgaaaataatcaaataagaTGGGTGTGA